One genomic segment of Sparus aurata chromosome 24, fSpaAur1.1, whole genome shotgun sequence includes these proteins:
- the LOC115576942 gene encoding D-beta-hydroxybutyrate dehydrogenase, mitochondrial: MERLFCLSSSDCVEQDINYITLSLSGCFVLRMDMFLPRRVGGFKVNQDMMVIKDPPEILRCSHNIRNNVAVTFSRLLLSVCSGSFRGSDKGPARWFKVLMTPPQLVLKAYMAQSAALVNSPRTQWFTRRFASMTTTFFIGQIIAIVSLSALLIFALAKLVSRQGCSHVSDGYGRAVLITGCDSGFGYQLARCLDHKGFVVFAGCLFPEGVGAQSLARQSSSNLKILKLDVTNDEDIQQAKKIVQESLPEKGLWAVVNNAGISDWAEIEWSTVEDFHQMVDINLFGAIRTSIAFLPLVRAAKGRMVYMSSIFSFFNCLNMGAYSVSKRGLEAFADCLRVEMASFGVKVSIIQPGNFGRATNILKIKTGFDIWEKLDKERKQVFNRQYVDLANEYFVSSCRTGFENPDLVIDAMMHAVTSAQPKYRYLLVSVTDMFFFKLFPHLPTALADAVFSLSSMYARRQEMLYAK, encoded by the exons atggagaggttgttttgtctctccagtTCTGACTGCGTTGAACAGGATATAAACTAcatcactctgtctctgtctgggtgttttgtccttaggATGGACATGTTTCTTCCTCGGCGTGTTGGAGGGTTTAAAGTGAACCAGGATATGATGGTTATTAAAGATCCTCCTGAGATTCTCAGATGTTCCCACAACATAAGGAACAACGTTGCGGTTACGTTTtctcgtctcctcctctctgtctgctctggatcttttaGAGGTTCTGACAAAGGTCCAGCCCGGTGGTTTAAGGTTCTGATGACCCCCCCCCAGCTTGTGCTCAAA GCTTATATGGCGCAGTCTGCGGCGCTCGTCAACAGTCCACGGACACAGTGGTTCACAAGACGCTTCGCCAGCATGACCACCACTTTCTTCATCGGCCAGATCATCGCCATCGTCTCCCTCTCCGCCTTGCTGATCTTCGCCCTCGCCAAGCTGGTTTCCCGCCAGGGCTGCAGCCACGTGTCGGACGGTTACGGCCGCGCTGTGCTGATAACGGGCTGCGACAGCGGCTTCGGGTACCAGCTGGCTCGATGTTTGGACCACAAAGGGTTTGTGGTCTTCGCCGGGTGTTTGTTTCCAGAGGGAGTCGGTGCCCAGAGCCTGGCCAGACAGTCCTCCAGTAATCTGAAAATCCTCAAGCTGGACGTCACCAACGATGAAGACATTCAGCAGGCTAAGAAGATCGTCCAGGAGAGCCTGCCAGAGAAAG GCCTGTGGGCGGTTGTAAACAACGCTGGAATCTCCGACTGGGCCGAGATCGAATGGAGCACCGTTGAAGATTTCCACCAGATGGTCGACATCAACCTGTTCGGCGCCATCAGGACCTCCATCGCCTTCCTGCCTTTGGTTCGTGCCGCTAAAG GTCGCATGGTCTACATGTCAAGCATCTTTTCCTTCTTCAACTGCCTGAACATGGGAGCGTACAGCGTGTCAAAGAGAGGACTGGAGGCGTTTGCAGATTGCCTGAGAGTCGAGATGGCCAGCTTTGGCGTGAAG GTCAGCATCATCCAGCCCGGCAACTTCGGCCGAGCCACCAACATCCTGAAGATTAAAACAGGTTTTGACATTTGGGAGAAATTGGATAAGGAACGAAAGCAAGTTTTCAACCGGCAGTACGTCGACCTAGCCAACGAGTACTTCGTGTCATCATGCAGGACGGGATTCGAGAACCCCGACCTGGTCATTGACGCGATGATGCACGCCGTCACGTCCGCTCAGCCCAAGTACAGATACCTGCTGGTCTCTGTGACAGACATGTTCTTCTTCAAGCTCTTCCCTCATCTCCCCACCGCCCTCGCTGacgctgtgttttctttgagctcCATGTACGCTAGAAGACAAGAAATGCTCTACGCTAAATAG